From the genome of Leptolyngbyaceae cyanobacterium:
GCGTACTGCGAGATGGCGGGTACATCGGCTCGATCGAAAAGCAAGATATTTCCGCACCTCGCTTAGTAGAAATGATGGTAGGTCGTCCGTTACAAGATTTGTACGAACATAAACATCAAACTACTCGCGGTGCGGCTGTTCTGCAAGTCAGAAATTTAAGCGACGGACGCAAAGTAAAATCAGCCAATTTTCAAGTTTATGCTGGTGAAATTGTTGGTTTAGCAGGTTTAGTTGGTGCGGGAAGAACTGAAATTGCTCGTTTGATTTTTGGTGCCGATGCAAAGACGAGCGGTGAAATTTTACTAGAAGGTCGTCCCCTGAATATTTCTAACCCACAGGATGCGATCGCAGCAGGAATTGCCTACGTCCCAGAAGACCGCAAAGATCTAGGATTATTCCTAGAGATGAGTTCTCATGAAAACATCGTGATGAACGTTTTGGGCAGAGAAGCAACCGCTGGAGTTCTCAACTCAAACCGACTCTCTAATATTACCACTGATGCTATTAACAATTTACAAATTCGTCTAGCCAGTCCGAGCATCAGAGCAGTGGATTTATCAGGAGGAAATCAACAGAAATTATTACTAGCTCGTTGGTTGGCAATAAATCCCAAAGTGCTGATTTTAGATGAGCCAACGCGAGGTGTAGACATTGGCGCAAAAAGTGAAATTTATCGAATTATGGCAGATTTAGCCGCCAAAGGTGTCGCCATTTTAATGATTTCCAGCGAACTGCCGGAAGTGGTGGGAATGAGCGATCGCGTATTAGTCATGCGTGCGGGACACCTAGTAGGTGAAGTAGGCGGAGCGACTGGTGAAGCGATTACACAAGAAAACATCATGGCTTATGCAACGGGAGCAAGAGAGGTAGAAAAATCATGAGGAGTCCAACCGAAGTAAAACCAACTCAAAACGGCACTAGCGATCGCAAAAAAGCAAGTAAAAGCCAAGCTTGGAGAAACTTTTTCCAAGTAGCAGGCATCTTACCGATTTTGCTAGTAATTTGCATAATTTTTTCCCTAGTCACGCCTAACTTTCTTTCCCTCGGAAATCTGATCAATGTGATTCGGCAAGCATCAATTAATATCGTGCTGGCAACCGGATTAACTTATGTCATTTTAACGGGAGGAATTGACCTTTCTGTTGGGTCAATTTTAGGTGTAACCGCAGTAGTGTCAGTGCTGGTTTCTTTAGTTCCAGTTTTGAGTTGGTTTGCCATACCAGTTGCCCTTTTAGTTGGTTTGGGTCTTGGTTTGATCAATGGTGCGCTAGTTGCTTATTTAGGTTTACCTCCCTTCATCGTAACGCTCGGTTCCTACACTGCTTTACGAGGTATGGCTTATTTAGTAGCTAGCGGTACTACCGTGATCAATCGCAATCTAAATTTTGCTTGGATAGGTAACAATTATTTAGGGCCAATTCCTTGGTTAGTTGTGATTGCTTTTTTGGCAGTTGCCATCAGTTGGTTTGTTTTAAGAAGGACTGTTTTAGGCAGACATATTTATGCAGTTGGTGGTAATGCACGCGCTGCAAGATTAACAGGAATTAAAGTGAGTCGAGTACTGTTATTCGTCTATGGTGTAAGTGGTTTACTTGCAGGTTTAGGCGGCGTAATGAGTGCTTCGCGCCTTTACAGTGCTACTGGGATGTTGGGACAAGGTTATGAATTAGATGCGATCGCCGCCGTAATTTTAGGAGGAACTAGTTTTACCGGTGGCATCGGTACGATTTGGGGGACTTTACTCGGTGCTTTAATTATTGCTCTGTTGAATAACGGATTAACTTTGATGAACATATCTTTCTTTTGGCAACTGGTTGTGAAAGGTTTGGTGATTATTATCGCCGTAACTATTGATAGAGTTCGCACTCGTTCTAGTGCTGCTTGATTGAGTATTAGGTTTTTTGCAAAAGTGCCAGGGTAAGTTTTTTACCACAGATGGAACACAGATGAACACAGATGAACACAGATGTAGGCGATAGCCTTCTGCTTGGGTACAGAGATAATTTTGGATGTGTTTATCTATTTGGGCAAGATGTGAAAAATTATCTGTGGGAATTAGGGGTTTAATTTTTACCGCAGATAAAGACAGATGAACGAAGATATGAAGGCGATTTTTTTTGCAACTGACACTACCGAAGTTGATATTTGTTTCTGAAAATTCACAAGGATTTAGTATTCATTAAAAAAGGCAAATATTTGTTTATGTCACTTAAATATTTCCTGCATAAAGTTCGTATTTTCTTGTTAGCATCACCTGCTATATTACTCGGATTATCTCCAGCTTTGGCTACACCAATTGATGATTCAGTTGCGCCGGAGTCTGAAGTGTCAGAAAGTATGGCTGAAGACCCTTTGGCGCAAGTCAATTCTGTTTCTCAACTTTCGGATGTGCAGCCTACTGATTGGGCGTTTCAAGCACTACAATCTTTGGTAGAACGTTATGGCTGTATCGAGGGTTATCCCGATCGCACTTTCAGGGGTAACCGTGCGATGACGCGATATGAATTTGCAGCTGGATTGAATACTTGTCTCGATCGCATTGTCGAACTGATCGGAACGGGAACGCCTAATAATCCAAGTACGGTTACTCAGGAAGATTTACTCGCATTACAAAGATTGCAATCACAATTTGCGACGGAATTAGCTACGTTGCGCGGTAGAGTCGAGACTCTAGAAGCACGCGCGACGCGATTAGAAGCAACTCAGTTTTCCACCACTACTAAGTTAAATGCGGAAATTATCACGGCAGTAGTCGATACGTTCGGCAATCGCGTGAATGGCGATCGCGATGATACCACGACTTTTTTAGCCAATCGCGGTCGATTAAACTTTGAAACCAGCTTCAACGGTCGGGATTTACTGAGAACTCGCTTGGAATTCGGTAATTTTGGCAACACTCTTGCCGAACAAACGGGTACGAACATGACCCGATTGACCTTTGATGGCAACGAAAATAACAACGTTACCGTTCCTCACTTGCTGTATCGCACCCCAATTACTTCCAGCCTTACACTGACTCTCGGTACAGTTGGTGCTGGTTACACGGATATTACAGATACCGTTACCCCTCCGACGATCGCCAGCGACAGTTTGGGAATTCCCTCTCGATTCGGTCAATACAGTCCCCTTTACCGTCGCGGTGGTGGTGGTGCGGCGATTAACTGGAATCTCAGAAAAGACCTACTTCTTACTCTCGGTTATTTAGCAGGTGATGCGAGTAATCCATCAGCCAAATACGGTTTATTCAACGGTGTGTACCATGCCTTAGCTCAACTGGTTTACTATGGCGATCGAGGTGCGATCGGCGTAGCTTATTCCCGTTCTTACGCACCGGGCGGCAACGTCGATTTGACTGCCAGTACGGGTAGTTTTCTGGCTGCACAACCTTTTGGCGACAATATTGCCACATCCAGCGATTCGATCGGCATCCAAGGGTTTTATCGTTTTTCTCCCAACTTTCAAGTTCATGCTTGGGGCGTTTATACGCTTGCTAATGCGGAAAGTTCCGGTATTAGCAACCTTGCTAATGGCAGAGGCGGTACGGATTTGCTCAATGTTAATAATGGCGATCGAGCAGATATTTTTTATGGTGCGATCGGCTTAAGTTTTCCAGATGTGGGAGGTAAAGGCAACCTACCAGGTATTTTAGTTGGTTTGCCACCTCGCGTAACTAACAGTGACGTGCGTGAAGAAAACGATACTTCCTATCACGTCGAAGCTTTTTATCGCCTCCAAATTAATGACTATATCTCCATTACTCCCGCATTTTGGTTGGTCATTAATCCAGAGAATGACAGTAATAACGATACGCAATGGGTGGGATTAGTTCGTACTAGCTTTAACTTCTAATATCATTTACGTAAAGGTAAAGGCGGGTTTTAACTTTAATCTTATTGATAGAAATTTCCACTCTTTGGCTAAACCCGCCCCTACATATACACAAAATTGGCAAAAATTTTTTGGTTTTTACTACAAAGCTAAAAAATCTCTTTCTTATCTGCGTTAATCTGCGTTTATCTTTTTTCATCTGCGGTAAAAATTTAACCCGTGATTATCACAGATAATGTGTAGGGTGCGTTACACTCCGTTAACGCACCGAAAAATCTAATTGAAGTCGGAGATCTCCATCTGAGAGAATGATAAAAGACCATCATCATCTCTCAAAATAAATATCCTTCTACGATGAACCAATTATCTCCCGCCTGCGAAAATTTACCAGAACAAGTTGAAAGTTTACTAAATTTGTTACATCAGGAACCATCTTTGCGTTCCCATGACACGACTTCCGTACAAGCTTCCCTGCGAAAAGCGATTTCCCCCAAATTTGAAATAGTGTTTGCTGGCGCGTTTAGTGCTGGTAAATCAATGCTAATCAATGCTTTGTTGGAACGGGAATTACTTTACAGCGCGGAAGGACACGCTACGGGAACGGAATGTTATATCGAATATGCCGAATCTGATGCAGAAAGAGTAGTGTTGACTTTTTTAAGCGAAGCGGAAATTGGGGAACAGGCGCTTGCTTTGTGCAAACGTTTGGGATTAACTGCGCCTCCCGATATCTACAAATCGGACGTGATTAACTTATTGTTGCAAGGTTGTGATGCGATCGTACAACAAGAGGGGGGCGAAAGTAAATCGGAACGCGCCAAACAAGGGAAGGCGTTGATCTTGTTGTTGCAGGGATATTTGGCAAATCGCGATCGTATTTACACCGACGACAACGCCATCTATTCAATGGAACAATTAAATTTTTCCAGTTTGAAAGAAGCTGCTAGTTATGCGCGTCGCGGAAGTAATAGCGCAGTACTGAAGCGGATCGAGTATTACTGTCATCATCCCTTATTGCAAGATGGCAACATTTTAATCGATATGCCAGGTATTGATGCACCAGTTAAAAAAGATGCCGAATTAACTTATCGCAAAATAGAAGATTCGGAAACTTCAGCGGTTGTCTGCGTTTTAAAACCTGCATCGGCGGGGGATATGACAACCGAAGAAACGGAACTTTTAGAGAAAATGCGAAGTAATATCGGAATTCGCGATCGCGTTTTTTTCGCGTTCAATCGCATTGACGAAACTTGGTACAACACCCAGTTACGCCAACGCTTGGAAAATTTGATTTATTCTGATTTTCGCGACACCAGCCGCATCTACAAAACCAGCGCCCTACTTGGATTTTACGGCAGTCAACTGAAAAATACTAGCGGACGCGATCGCTTTGGCTTAAATTCCATTTTTGCCGAAAGCGTCAAAGGGATGGATGGAAGAGAAGAAACACCCCAATTCATCAATGAGTTTAACCGTTACTGCGCTAACTCTGGTAAATTATCCCCCAATAAATTTCGCGTTTCCGTCAACAGTTACGAAACGCCAAATGAAAACTACACGCGCATCTTATCGGAATGGGGAACGCCGTTAATTAAGCAATTAATTGAAGATAGCGGGATCGAAGAATTTCGAGATGCGATTACCCGTTACTTAACTCAAGAAAAACGACCCCAACTGTTTGCTAATTTAGCTGATGACTTACAACCGTTGTGCATCAGTTTGCGAAAACATTATTTATCAGTATACCGCAATTTAGATAGTCAGCCTCGCGAAATCGAAGCGATGAAAGCGCAAGAATTGGGATTGTTAAATCAGCAATTACAACAAATCGGTAATGATTTTAACCAACACATCGCACAAGAAGTTAATCAAGTAATTACCGATAATTGTCAAGGGTTTAAAACTGACTTCCAAAAATTGCAATCTCGGATGATTCGCCGCTTGGATGAATTGCTAGATAGCTTTTCTGTTCGCGCCGCTTATCAAAGTGCTACCCTCAGCCATCCTCGCAATGCAACTGCACCTTTGTTAGCAGTTTTAGTGGAAGCACTTTATTATTTGGCAAATCAATTAGAAGATATTTTAGTTGAGTGTTGCGAAGAACTGGTGGCTAACTTTTTCCAAGGGTTAACGGAACGAATTCGCAAGTCGGAATATTACCGCCATCTATATAGATTGTTGGGTAATGATGGGGGAATTGAATCAAAGTTAAAACAGGTGGAAAACTACGTTAATCAAGCGCTGATCAATCAAGCGAAAGTGGAGTGCGATCGCTTCGTGCGCGAGAGTCCCCGTTTTTACGATGAAGGCACTTTTTCAATATACCAATTCCGCGAAACTTTGCAACAAACATCGCAAAGTTATGACTGCGAAAGTATGGTAGAAGCAGAACCAGCCATTCGCCAATTGTTGAAGTTAGATTTTGAGCCGAAAGTCTCTGAAACGATTCGCCGCACCTTCCGCCAAACCATCAATCAAACTATCAATACCAACTTGTTACCGATGGCGGAAAAGCAAGCTGATGAGATTTTGCAACAATACAATCAAGCGCGTAGTTATTTGGAACAAACTTTGCAGCAAGAGGCGGAAGAAAAGCTCGATCGCAATCGTCGTTTGTTGAGAGAAGTTGAGGAAAAGATGGAT
Proteins encoded in this window:
- a CDS encoding iron uptake porin, encoding MSLKYFLHKVRIFLLASPAILLGLSPALATPIDDSVAPESEVSESMAEDPLAQVNSVSQLSDVQPTDWAFQALQSLVERYGCIEGYPDRTFRGNRAMTRYEFAAGLNTCLDRIVELIGTGTPNNPSTVTQEDLLALQRLQSQFATELATLRGRVETLEARATRLEATQFSTTTKLNAEIITAVVDTFGNRVNGDRDDTTTFLANRGRLNFETSFNGRDLLRTRLEFGNFGNTLAEQTGTNMTRLTFDGNENNNVTVPHLLYRTPITSSLTLTLGTVGAGYTDITDTVTPPTIASDSLGIPSRFGQYSPLYRRGGGGAAINWNLRKDLLLTLGYLAGDASNPSAKYGLFNGVYHALAQLVYYGDRGAIGVAYSRSYAPGGNVDLTASTGSFLAAQPFGDNIATSSDSIGIQGFYRFSPNFQVHAWGVYTLANAESSGISNLANGRGGTDLLNVNNGDRADIFYGAIGLSFPDVGGKGNLPGILVGLPPRVTNSDVREENDTSYHVEAFYRLQINDYISITPAFWLVINPENDSNNDTQWVGLVRTSFNF
- a CDS encoding sugar ABC transporter ATP-binding protein → MTSITPTFIKTKPILEMQGITKTFHGFRALHDVNLTIYPGEVHALMGENGAGKSTLMKILAGVYTADAGEIRIDSQPIRMTNPGQARDLGIAIIYQEIHLAPNLTVADNIFMGRELTKGSAIDQSGMRHRAAEILANLNASFDPNDTVSNLSIAEQQQVEIARALKDKSRILVMDEPTAALSERETENLFAIVRRLREEGIAIIYISHRMEEIYALADRVSVLRDGGYIGSIEKQDISAPRLVEMMVGRPLQDLYEHKHQTTRGAAVLQVRNLSDGRKVKSANFQVYAGEIVGLAGLVGAGRTEIARLIFGADAKTSGEILLEGRPLNISNPQDAIAAGIAYVPEDRKDLGLFLEMSSHENIVMNVLGREATAGVLNSNRLSNITTDAINNLQIRLASPSIRAVDLSGGNQQKLLLARWLAINPKVLILDEPTRGVDIGAKSEIYRIMADLAAKGVAILMISSELPEVVGMSDRVLVMRAGHLVGEVGGATGEAITQENIMAYATGAREVEKS
- a CDS encoding dynamin-like GTPase family protein yields the protein MNQLSPACENLPEQVESLLNLLHQEPSLRSHDTTSVQASLRKAISPKFEIVFAGAFSAGKSMLINALLERELLYSAEGHATGTECYIEYAESDAERVVLTFLSEAEIGEQALALCKRLGLTAPPDIYKSDVINLLLQGCDAIVQQEGGESKSERAKQGKALILLLQGYLANRDRIYTDDNAIYSMEQLNFSSLKEAASYARRGSNSAVLKRIEYYCHHPLLQDGNILIDMPGIDAPVKKDAELTYRKIEDSETSAVVCVLKPASAGDMTTEETELLEKMRSNIGIRDRVFFAFNRIDETWYNTQLRQRLENLIYSDFRDTSRIYKTSALLGFYGSQLKNTSGRDRFGLNSIFAESVKGMDGREETPQFINEFNRYCANSGKLSPNKFRVSVNSYETPNENYTRILSEWGTPLIKQLIEDSGIEEFRDAITRYLTQEKRPQLFANLADDLQPLCISLRKHYLSVYRNLDSQPREIEAMKAQELGLLNQQLQQIGNDFNQHIAQEVNQVITDNCQGFKTDFQKLQSRMIRRLDELLDSFSVRAAYQSATLSHPRNATAPLLAVLVEALYYLANQLEDILVECCEELVANFFQGLTERIRKSEYYRHLYRLLGNDGGIESKLKQVENYVNQALINQAKVECDRFVRESPRFYDEGTFSIYQFRETLQQTSQSYDCESMVEAEPAIRQLLKLDFEPKVSETIRRTFRQTINQTINTNLLPMAEKQADEILQQYNQARSYLEQTLQQEAEEKLDRNRRLLREVEEKMDVYNQAVVGINICLEAMELYEHQLPLIGDGDVISNADDLEE
- a CDS encoding ribose ABC transporter permease, producing MRSPTEVKPTQNGTSDRKKASKSQAWRNFFQVAGILPILLVICIIFSLVTPNFLSLGNLINVIRQASINIVLATGLTYVILTGGIDLSVGSILGVTAVVSVLVSLVPVLSWFAIPVALLVGLGLGLINGALVAYLGLPPFIVTLGSYTALRGMAYLVASGTTVINRNLNFAWIGNNYLGPIPWLVVIAFLAVAISWFVLRRTVLGRHIYAVGGNARAARLTGIKVSRVLLFVYGVSGLLAGLGGVMSASRLYSATGMLGQGYELDAIAAVILGGTSFTGGIGTIWGTLLGALIIALLNNGLTLMNISFFWQLVVKGLVIIIAVTIDRVRTRSSAA